The Coccidioides posadasii str. Silveira chromosome 2, complete sequence genomic interval CGTAAGACATTGCCCTCGAAGGAGTCGATATGCTCATCATGTGCCATGCTTCCAAACTATGCAACATTGACGGCTAATGTGTGAGTCCACTAGAAACGCGCCCAGTCTCTCGGATTGCAATATTTCCCTGAAAGCTCTGAAATTCAGATCGCGCGCCATCTTTTACCTCTGAGGCAGATATATTACACACACACTGCTCGCACAATGGCATTTACAAACGGGTCGTTTGCGACCTTCTTAATCGTCTGCCGTATGTTAAAACCCCCCGATTCTATCGCATCCACGTCCCACGAGCAAAAAAATTCAACTTGAACGCAATTCCACAAACAAAACATAACAGTCCTGATATGCTAACAAAATCTCGCCATTTCTCATAGCCACCGCCTTTTTCCTTGGCATAATATTTTCCCTCTTCCCCTACGACTACCCGCTGCTCTGGTCCACCACCCCCACTCCGGCTTCGCACTTCGACTATGTAGAAGCTCACCTCAAATTCCTTCATGCCTCCCCGCCGCTCATCCCTCGCATCCTCCACATTGTCATGTTCCTCGGCCTCGCCGGCCTTATCATGAAACTCTACCGCCCTTCCGAATCAAACATGCTCTTTGACGGCGCCAGTCTCGTGCTCTACATGTGCGGTGTCATCGTGTATGTCGCCAACATCGTCAAGGGTCTTCGCATCGTTACGGCTGGCGAGTATGGCTCGCAGATTGCTGGCGAAGAGGGAGAGCAGATCTTGGGCAGGGAGGATAGCTTGAAGGTGTTGGCGGCGAGTAATACCATTTTGGCGCTGGTGTTGGTCGGTGTGTTGGTGTTGCAGGCGGGACAGTGGTATGCGGAGagaaaggagagggaggagtTGGAGGATATGAGTAAGAAGTCTGAAGCTaagaaggaggagaaggaggcgCCTAAAGTCACAAGACAGACTAGTGCCAGtaagaagaaacagtagTTTGAGGtttctacggagtagctaTGGTTGAGGGAAAGCTGCGAATGGTACGGAAAAGTTAGCGCACTGCTGAAAGGCGGTGCGGGTGTTTGTCGATTGTAACATGAGAAGTGGGAATGAAATGTTTGCAAAGAGAATTTTTGTTATTATATGGCTGGATCGTTCCTTTTTCATTGTAGAGATTATTGAGTAAGTGTGGTATGGCATATTATTTACAAATGCTGTATTTCCCATATTCCAAAACAGACAACCATGCAGGCCTCAGTGTGCTGTTGAGGAGTTATTCAAAGAGGGCGTACTATTGGGGAGAAAAGCACCTCTGTATTCATCGCAACAGTATAGCTGAACATATATGGGAGAGACGAGAAGTCatcaagtactccgtagaatcCAAACAAAAGTCGAAGAATAAGCCCAAAGGAGGAGGTCTGACCTACCACGGAACGTACTTCcgtttattttattttattttattttattttattttttttttactttttttccAAAGttgatctttgtttctcctttttcctATTTTCGTCCTTTTTACTCATCAACATGTTGTTAAGATAGCACACTTCGACTATTGTAGAAGGAATCAGAATGAGGAAGTTAGTCGAAATGGGGCTAATGTTCATGTTGAATTCATACGTGTTATCTGCTTGCTTTCATCGCATATGGTAGTGTTTCTTCaggagaaaatgaaaatgggCTCCGCGGGATATCTGGAGATCGTGGGCTCAATGCCTTTGCAAAAAGGCCCTCTCCGGAATCTATCTCCGCAGCCCCAGAGAAGCTGCCATTTTTGAAGTTATGAATTGGATGCATGGAGACAGAAGCAAATGTGTTGAGCTGGGATTGCTGGTCTTGTATCGAGGCTGGAGGGACCAGCGAGATGGCCTTTGCTAGTGGTGGTggttgttgctgttgctgctgttggGGAGAGAAGTGGACAGGGGTATTGGCGAAGGAATTGAAGGAGGAGATTGCGACGTCAGGTTCATCTGGGGATAGGGGATGCAAGTCTGCGTTGGTGTCAGAGGGCGCTGGTGGGTTTGCTGCCACGCCGTGGATATCAGTACTTAAACACCAAAGTGGCGGTGGGTGTGCACTAGTCGTACCTGTCACTCTTCTGGCAAGGTCCTTCTCGCTTGTTTCGAGCCTCAATCCTTTTAATTTCTCGCTTAGCTTGCTTCCACCTGGGGACAAAGGTGTCCTGGGACTCAGCGGAACAGAGCCGATATTAGTAGACACGTTCAAAGCCGGCATCGCAGGTCGCGCCACAACCCCAAAGTTAGCTTCTATCCATTCCTTTTCTTGCAAAGCCATCGCGAGCGCTACTCCCTCGGAGTTATGCTGGGATTCTTCCCTGATCTCTTTGTCCAAGACTTGCAGTCTTTTCTTTGCCCAGATAGTATGTAGGACCCCTTTTTTCCCCGCCGTTCTCGCCGTTGCCCCTAGCTCTGGAGAGAATATGGCAGGCAACGGATTAATTTGTATCGAGTCACCGTTCTTTTTCACCGTTTCCGCAGAATTTGGTGGAGGCTCGTAGGTGAGGGTGATGACAGGCGGTACGGTTGCTCCTGGGGGAAGTAAGAAGTAGCATCGTCGAACGTGGTCGTTAGTCCGATCATCTGCGGGGAGGACAGTACGCTTCTTGTCCCAGGACACATGCCACAATCCAACGGGCGATCTCGTCACGTCATCGTCTTCCCATTCCACCATTAAAATTTTGGTCCCCTCATTGCCTTTGCCTGCTTCGAATTCAAACCGTGCAAGTGCTGTAAGTGACTGCAGTTTATGAAGCACGCGGGGAGTTTCCAAGGCAAAGTCAATGCCTGCGTCAGGGGTGAATTCCTGGgccatttttcttttcttttctttttctttcccccttTGAGCAGCTTTCTGTTCCGTTTCCCCTCTTTCGTTTAAATATGGGGCACGAGTGATTTAGATAGGAGACGGattagaagaaaagaaaagaagtctCACTGGATGCTTTCTCGAGATCGATCGATCCGCCCCCGAATCAAGGACGACGAGAGTAAGCCTTATGCACGACAATCCGTGACTGGCATTAGTGAGGCTGACGAGATGCTGATAAACTAATCGTCAAATGTGATCTGAAATGGGAAATTTGAGGTTTACCTTTGATCACTTCCAGAAAATACCCCGGGAGTAGGGTGAGCGCCAGGCTGAACCTGGTCAGGTCGGATATTATTGGATGGCAATGATGGATTCCAAGGTTCATCATTTATTATGTGTTTCGCGGAGGGAAAATAAATACGAACTCCTGCATACAGTGTGTACATCCCTAAATCACGAGAACATGGATCTTTGCCCTTTGGATCTGCGGCACATGCAACATGTTAATTGACCACCTCTATGGATGCCTCCGTCCTGCTCTACCTTTATTTGATTCTTAAGGTCTTGAGCAGCACATTATTATTACCCTTCAACACTGTGGGGTGTGACGGACACAACCCCCTCAAAGCCAAGCCTGGTATAAAGGTACCCCGTTCGCAGGACAGACGACAGAGGGTACGTCTGTGATCAATTGGCGATACATGCATCTTGGTTCTGAGGTCATGTACGCTGACCGTCGGGCGACATCGAAGTCGGCCAGTGTTTCCAATATCATCCCAGTATCAGGGGCTTTAGGGATCCGGGACGGAACAATCTGTGCATTCTCCGCACTCCGGACGGTAGTCCGtcatatatgtatgtacattaGGAGCAAGCGGGACATTCGTGTCTGAATCCAGATAAAGGACCTTCTGGATGCTTTGTGTGGATTGTTGTCGCTGGGTCTTCTTCTGGTGAAACGTAATTCTCGCCAACCCCGTGTGATGGAACACCATTGAAATGTTGCTTTTTCTGTTTTACCTAGCGCGTCCAGCATGGGGGAGGGGGTTTGCTAAAAATAACCGAATCCCACTCAATGATATTCCAACAAACACCTAATCCTTGACATGGTCGTGCCATGCCCTTATGTTGCACATCATATCCGCATATTCGGACTCTTTTTGGTTCTGGATTTATCGCCCGTGACGGTTTGCAGCTTTGTCGTCCCGCTGAGCCATCCATGTCTCCCCGGAGCCGCATCCCAATCACACCCGCACCAACCGCAGTGAGCGACCATTGACCGTTCCAGACTCGCAAGAAATTTCAAAGCCAAGACAACGTCTCTCTTGTGGTTTTGCGCTTTCAACCACTACCAGATTTTTATTGTAGTAGGGGGCAAGCAACGTCGATAGTTCCCACCAATGGCTGCGGGCTAACCACGATCCCTCCAAGAACGTCCTTTTGTAAAAACCACGCTGAGCGGACACTCAACTGTTTGGGCTGATCCACTCATGTAACAACTCCCAGCAGGCGTATCCTCTAGCCCTAGTTTCAACGCCTAGCCCTAATTTCCTACGGGGTAACCCAGGGCATtgctgaaaaagctgatgtAATCTGTGGCTTTTGAGtgcaatacggagtactctccTGGATTTCTTCCGATGCTCGGGGCGCGCACTCCCGAATATCACCTGAAGACGGATTGGCTGTCCAAGGTCTTTGAAGGAATGAGGGGCTTTATTGCGAGGTCCATAATCCTAGTCAGGTGTAAGTAATGATATCAGACAAGGTTACCTAGATAAAACCACACCGCAAACCAGGCACCTTTGCTGAGCTCTTATCCGACTTACAATCCTGCTGTCATTGGGAGACAGTGGCTTTACAATACTCACTCTTTGCTTTGAAGTCAAATACTAATAACCATGTGCCTAGGGAGGCGCAACTCCCTCACCACTTCAAGATTTGTGATCAAGAATAGCAAGCACATGCACGACGGGCCATACCAGCAACAACCTGCATACTTCTTGCGGCCATACGGGGTATCCAAGAATTTTTACGCTCCTTTCTCAAAACTCTCCCGAAAGCAGACTGCATAAGGAATAGGCAGGCTCACAATTGCAGCCGGCCCGCCTAGATTTCCCTGGAATGCGGTGAAGGGCAACGGCAAATGTGACATCTTCGATGCCCATTTGCTCCAAGCCCAAGGTGCAAAGTTCTGCaaactttttttttgaagttACTGGGCACGGTTCGCTCTGACCCCCGAATCGAGGGTTTATGCAGCGCTTATCACCAGATATTATGCCTCCCCTCAACTGTGCAGCCTAATTAGCCCTGTTCTGTGCACACCCGGAGAACTTAGAGGTACACGAAGCGGAGGATGGCAACCCAAGACAGTACGAAGCTGACTTCACACGACTGGTATTCGAACCGGCAAGGAAGCCTTTCTGAGTCTCATTGGGATGCGCCCTCTCTTTTCAAATGGTCGAGCCATGCAGCGCCCTGTGTTGTAGAGAAATGATTAGGCTAGTTCAAATCCCTGGGGAACCTATCGCAAAGCCTGGACTATATAATCAGGGCAAGAATCTTCCGCACTCCTAGAATATCAGGGTCTACCCCATATGCGACCTACTTCCTGCTTGTTCTAGAATACTAGTATGGCGTCCGCGCAGGAAGGCTTGTCGCCCGGAGATTTGTTATCCGATTGCCATACATCAGCTGCTGTGGTAACTCCTGAGCCTGAGCCTAATGCTGAAGAGGATTAGTTACACAACTCCCAGCCGATCGGGATGGGGAGCTGGAATGCAATAGAAGAATACTACCGAAAGGCAATTGATGTCCAAGGTTTGGCGACATTTACCGACAGGCAATGCTCGATGATATTGAACGTCTCCAAAAGCAGGCGGGCTGCTATGCGCGAGGCGAGATTGGTGAACCATATGGTTTTGCTTAAGCCTTCCCTGCTGACTTTCTCACTAGGTAAGAGTATCTATTGCTATTTTCGACACCCACCACCGAATGGCCACGTTCGTTGTTACGAACTCCCAAACCAGGAATCAGCAGGGCGACCTGATATACTCTTCAAATCTATCCGTTGTGAGTGGAGGTTATTTGACCCCCAGGGTTGCCCTTGTGCGGGAGCCTTGAGGACTAGACATTTAAGTATGAGGATGGAAAACTGCTCGGTCAGACACAATCAATATCGGAACGTTTTGCCCCGAAGGCTGCTTCAATGGCCCGTACGAGATCAGTGGTTGTCTTGGAAGGTGAATGCATTAAAAATTATGGGCAAAAGTGCACACTATTTGTGATCATTATTGTCCTGAGGCTCATTGACAGAACCGCTTGGAAAGAGGGCCGTGAGGCGTGCATCCAACACTGGCAATATTTACAAAATTCGAATAAACAGGACTATTATGCCCACCTGAAGCCTATTGGGTTGGTCAGCCAGTTAAATCTTCTGCGAAGGGAAGGTTCTTGTGGATAAGTGCGGAAACAAAAACAGTTCTCGATCCCAGGGATGCTGTTCTGATATACTATAACATCAAGGGACTCATAACGGAACTAGCATTCGTGCTGTgggatgaggatgaaggaTGTTTCTCCCGGGGTCTTGTTATTAGTTCTCTGGATACAGAGTAGATGGGTCGATATACTAGGGGTTGAGTTTAATGCAGACGCTACGGAGTAGAGGGGAGCTGTTTGAATGATTTGCAGGCTGAAGTTCGAATACATAACAAGGCTCTGTGGTTCAGCTAGATTGATTCGGATTGGGTATCCGTACATTATTCTAGAAAGGTTAGAGCAAATGAGCATTGAGAAGCAAAAGGTGCCGTATCCAGTCGCCCTGCACACTGTGGCCCGGCTTTTAATCGTGGGAATACCCCGCTTGCTTTCCATCCCGCAGGACTTGAATTGGCGAGGAGGTTAGACCTAAGATTCCAAAGATAGCATGTAAGGCAGGCTGCGCTATTCCAATCAGAATCTTCACCAGCACTGATTCATCCCGGGTTGGCATGGTACCGCCCTCACAGAACTTGCAATAGGCCAAAGAGATTGTGAAGGGCAGATGTAAACCAGCGTCAGAAGTCCTTTTTGGGTGATAACTACTCGCATGCCCTCCAACGGAAGAGGTTCAACCCCAAGAGCCTCTCCTATTTCCACCACAGCGTTGGCAGTGGTGAATTTGAAGTCCTTGATGGTGAAGGGTGTTTAGACACAGAAAGGACGATGGAGGAGTAAAATATAGGTAGTTTTTAGATTGGGTAGTTTGCACTGGAGACATCTGACCAGAGATATGTATAACAGTCCTATCCCAATGCTCTTTCATAATTGTTTCTGCCGTACAGGGAGTATATGTGTTCGGTATTACTATATTAGTACAATAAATGGGTTATTTCTCTATCAGCAAACCTGACATATGTAATTTTTGTAGCTTCAAGGGTGTAGCTTTTCTGGGGAGCAATTGTATCTGGTTTGCCAGCAATGCCCTATGCTATTTTAACTGCTCAAGGGCTGAT includes:
- a CDS encoding uncharacterized protein (EggNog:ENOG410PNPV~COG:U~TransMembrane:4 (i7-28o62-83i90-109o144-164i)~BUSCO:14762at33183), with product MAFTNGSFATFLIVCPTAFFLGIIFSLFPYDYPLLWSTTPTPASHFDYVEAHLKFLHASPPLIPRILHIVMFLGLAGLIMKLYRPSESNMLFDGASLVLYMCGVIVYVANIVKGLRIVTAGEYGSQIAGEEGEQILGREDSLKVLAASNTILALVLVGVLVLQAGQWYAERKEREELEDMSKKSEAKKEEKEAPKVTRQTSASKKKQ
- a CDS encoding uncharacterized protein (EggNog:ENOG410PMR8~COG:S~BUSCO:9965at33183) encodes the protein MAQEFTPDAGIDFALETPRVLHKLQSLTALARFEFEAGKGNEGTKILMVEWEDDDVTRSPVGLWHVSWDKKRTVLPADDRTNDHVRRCYFLLPPGATVPPVITLTYEPPPNSAETVKKNGDSIQINPLPAIFSPELGATARTAGKKGVLHTIWAKKRLQVLDKEIREESQHNSEGVALAMALQEKEWIEANFGVVARPAMPALNVSTNIGSVPLSPRTPLSPGGSKLSEKLKGLRLETSEKDLARRVTANPPAPSDTNADLHPLSPDEPDVAISSFNSFANTPVHFSPQQQQQQQPPPLAKAISLVPPASIQDQQSQLNTFASVSMHPIHNFKNGSFSGAAEIDSGEGLFAKALSPRSPDIPRSPFSFSPEETLPYAMKASR